Proteins found in one Gopherus flavomarginatus isolate rGopFla2 chromosome 18, rGopFla2.mat.asm, whole genome shotgun sequence genomic segment:
- the KLC3 gene encoding kinesin light chain 3 isoform X1 — protein sequence MSLMVEVGENQPGRMTADDIIAGTRQVVKGLEALRSENRGISQRLQEALIQGHGQEEPSGSQALQLLEEKYDLVRKSLEGIELGLGEAKMMIALSSHIGALEAEKQKLRAQVKRLCQENLWLREELAGTQLRLQQSEEMVAQLEEEKKHLEFMNQLKQYDTKEGQPEKDDAQRRKDSLASLFASDEDEQRQGSQPTSSAMAAAQQGGYEIPARLRTLHNLVIQYASQGRYEVAVPLCKQALEDLEKSSGHSHPDVATMLNILALVYRDQNKYKEATDLLNDALDIREQALGVEHPAVAATLNNLAVLYGKRGKYKEAEPLCKRALEIREKVLGPTHPDVAKQLNNLALLCQNQGKFEEVEQYYERALRIYQSQLGPHDPNVAKTKNNLASSYLKQGKYQQAEELYKEIVASHDQERAAAHHGDPAAGQSSADPLSQDAMGTVRRSSSFSKLRESIRRGSEKLVSRLKGESVQTIDPNPGMKRASSLNVLHVGERPPVPAASPAVRTGPRAPAAASPAAGFLAQDPLTPCSPLFPLHRCPAGT from the exons ATGTCCCTGATGGTGGAGGTCGGCGAGAACCAGCCAGGGAGGATGACGGCAGATGACATCATTGCTGGCACACGGCAGGTGGTGAAGGGGCTGGAGGCTCTGCGGAGCGAAAACAGGGGCATCTCACAGCGGCTGCAGGAGGCCCTGATCCAGGGCCATGGGCAGGAGGAGCCCTCGGGGAGCCAggccctgcagctgctggaggagaAGTATGACCTCGTCCGCAAGTCCCTGGAGGGGATTGAGCTGGGGCTTGGCGAGGCAAAG ATGATGATCGCGCTGTCGTCCCACATCGGGGCGCTGGAGGCTGAGAAGCAGAAGCTGCGGGCGCAGGTGAAGAGGCTTTGCCAGGAGAACCTGTGGCTGCGGGAGGAGCTGGCGGGGACCCAGCTGCGGCTGCAGCAGAGTGAGGAGATGGTGgcacagctggaggaggagaagaaacacCTGGAGTTCATGAACCAGCTGAAGCAGTATGACACCAAGGAAGGGCAG CCGGAAAAGGACGACGCCCAGAGGCGGAAGGATAGCCTGGCCTCCCTGTTTGCCAGCGACGAGGATGAGCAGCGGCAGG GGAGCCAGCCGACCAGCTCAGCcatggcagcagcacagcagggtggCTACGAGATCCCGGCGCGGCTGCGAACGCTGCACAACCTGGTGATCCAATACGCCTCACAGGGGCGCTACGAGGTGGCTGTGCCACTCTGCAAGCAGGCGCTGgaggacctggagaagagctctgggCACAGCCACCCTGACGTGGCCACCATGCTCAACATCCTGGCGCTAGTGTACAG GGACCAAAACAAGTACAAGGAGGCCACGGACCTGCTGAACGACGCCCTGGACATCCGGGAGCAGGCCCTGGGTGTGGAGCACCCGGCG gtGGCCGCCACCCTGAACAACCTGGCCGTGCTGTATGGCAAGCGGGGCAAGTACAAGGAAGCGGAGCCGCTGTGCAAGCGGGCGCTGGAGATCCGCGAGAAG GTCCTGGGCCCCACGCACCCCGACGTGGCCAAGCAGCTCAACAATCTGGCGCTGCTGTGCCAGAACCAGGGCAAGTTTGAGGAAGTGGAGCAGTACTACGAGCGGGCGCTGCGCATCTACCAGAGCCAGCTGGGCCCCCACGACCCCAACGTGGCCAAGACCAAGAACAACCTG GCCTCCTCCTACCTGAAGCAGGGCAAGTACCAGCAGGCCGAGGAGCTGTACAAGGAGATCGTCGCCTCACATGACCAGGAGCGGGCAGCTGCCCACCACG GTGACCCCGCAGCAGGCCAGAGCAGTGCAGACCCCCTGAGCCAG GATGCCATGGGCACTGTGCGCCGGAGCAGCTCCTTCTCCAAGCTGCGGGAGTCCATCCGGCGTGGCAGCGAGAAGCTCGTCTCCCGGCTGAAAGGCGAGAGCGTCCAGACCATTGACCCCAACCCTGG GATGAAACGCGCCAGCTCCCTGAACGTCCTGCATGTGGGTGAGAGGCCACCGGTGCCAGCGGCTTCCCCAGCGGTGAGAACTGGGCCCAGGGCCCCAGCAGCTGCAAGCCCAGCAGCAGGGTTCCTGGCCCAGGATCCCTTAACTCCCTGCTCCCCTTTATTCCCTCTCCACAGGTGCCCAGCAGGAACCTGA
- the KLC3 gene encoding kinesin light chain 3 isoform X2, with protein MSLMVEVGENQPGRMTADDIIAGTRQVVKGLEALRSENRGISQRLQEALIQGHGQEEPSGSQALQLLEEKYDLVRKSLEGIELGLGEAKMMIALSSHIGALEAEKQKLRAQVKRLCQENLWLREELAGTQLRLQQSEEMVAQLEEEKKHLEFMNQLKQYDTKEGQPEKDDAQRRKDSLASLFASDEDEQRQGSQPTSSAMAAAQQGGYEIPARLRTLHNLVIQYASQGRYEVAVPLCKQALEDLEKSSGHSHPDVATMLNILALVYRDQNKYKEATDLLNDALDIREQALGVEHPAVAATLNNLAVLYGKRGKYKEAEPLCKRALEIREKVLGPTHPDVAKQLNNLALLCQNQGKFEEVEQYYERALRIYQSQLGPHDPNVAKTKNNLASSYLKQGKYQQAEELYKEIVASHDQERAAAHHGDPAAGQSSADPLSQDAMGTVRRSSSFSKLRESIRRGSEKLVSRLKGESVQTIDPNPGMKRASSLNVLHVGERPPVPAASPAVPSRNLSASSSSLSSAG; from the exons ATGTCCCTGATGGTGGAGGTCGGCGAGAACCAGCCAGGGAGGATGACGGCAGATGACATCATTGCTGGCACACGGCAGGTGGTGAAGGGGCTGGAGGCTCTGCGGAGCGAAAACAGGGGCATCTCACAGCGGCTGCAGGAGGCCCTGATCCAGGGCCATGGGCAGGAGGAGCCCTCGGGGAGCCAggccctgcagctgctggaggagaAGTATGACCTCGTCCGCAAGTCCCTGGAGGGGATTGAGCTGGGGCTTGGCGAGGCAAAG ATGATGATCGCGCTGTCGTCCCACATCGGGGCGCTGGAGGCTGAGAAGCAGAAGCTGCGGGCGCAGGTGAAGAGGCTTTGCCAGGAGAACCTGTGGCTGCGGGAGGAGCTGGCGGGGACCCAGCTGCGGCTGCAGCAGAGTGAGGAGATGGTGgcacagctggaggaggagaagaaacacCTGGAGTTCATGAACCAGCTGAAGCAGTATGACACCAAGGAAGGGCAG CCGGAAAAGGACGACGCCCAGAGGCGGAAGGATAGCCTGGCCTCCCTGTTTGCCAGCGACGAGGATGAGCAGCGGCAGG GGAGCCAGCCGACCAGCTCAGCcatggcagcagcacagcagggtggCTACGAGATCCCGGCGCGGCTGCGAACGCTGCACAACCTGGTGATCCAATACGCCTCACAGGGGCGCTACGAGGTGGCTGTGCCACTCTGCAAGCAGGCGCTGgaggacctggagaagagctctgggCACAGCCACCCTGACGTGGCCACCATGCTCAACATCCTGGCGCTAGTGTACAG GGACCAAAACAAGTACAAGGAGGCCACGGACCTGCTGAACGACGCCCTGGACATCCGGGAGCAGGCCCTGGGTGTGGAGCACCCGGCG gtGGCCGCCACCCTGAACAACCTGGCCGTGCTGTATGGCAAGCGGGGCAAGTACAAGGAAGCGGAGCCGCTGTGCAAGCGGGCGCTGGAGATCCGCGAGAAG GTCCTGGGCCCCACGCACCCCGACGTGGCCAAGCAGCTCAACAATCTGGCGCTGCTGTGCCAGAACCAGGGCAAGTTTGAGGAAGTGGAGCAGTACTACGAGCGGGCGCTGCGCATCTACCAGAGCCAGCTGGGCCCCCACGACCCCAACGTGGCCAAGACCAAGAACAACCTG GCCTCCTCCTACCTGAAGCAGGGCAAGTACCAGCAGGCCGAGGAGCTGTACAAGGAGATCGTCGCCTCACATGACCAGGAGCGGGCAGCTGCCCACCACG GTGACCCCGCAGCAGGCCAGAGCAGTGCAGACCCCCTGAGCCAG GATGCCATGGGCACTGTGCGCCGGAGCAGCTCCTTCTCCAAGCTGCGGGAGTCCATCCGGCGTGGCAGCGAGAAGCTCGTCTCCCGGCTGAAAGGCGAGAGCGTCCAGACCATTGACCCCAACCCTGG GATGAAACGCGCCAGCTCCCTGAACGTCCTGCATGTGGGTGAGAGGCCACCGGTGCCAGCGGCTTCCCCAGCG GTGCCCAGCAGGAACCTGAGCGCCAGCAGCAGCTCCCTCTCCAGTGCAGGCTGA